A region of the Cumulibacter soli genome:
GCTCCCTTGCCGCGTCCGGCTTTCTGAGAGGCCCAGGACGCTGCGCGCGCCGCCCGCAGGCCCAGTTGGCCGCGCAGCGAGATGCGTTGTGCCGGTCGTCGAGTCATCCTCCGATTCTATCCGGGGCTTCGCGCGTAATGACCGCCCAAACGCGGATGCGGCACACACCACTGCGGACCGACACCGAGCCCGCAGAGCCTCGGTCCGTTCGTCGAACCGCGCATAGGGTGGGCTGATGGAAGATCCGCCGACCAACTCTCGCGCAGCACTCACGGCAGTGCGCGAGGAGGCGGTTGCTCGTTTGGCAGCAACTCAGGCCGAGTTGGTGACACTGCGCGACGATCGCTCCGATGCCAACGACGACGACGAACATGATCCGGACGGCGCGACGCTGTCGGCAGAATGGTCCCGACTCACCGGATTGGCCGATGCCGCACGCGCCAGGTTGGCACAGGTCGACGACGCGCTCGCGCGCCTGGAC
Encoded here:
- a CDS encoding TraR/DksA family transcriptional regulator, coding for MEDPPTNSRAALTAVREEAVARLAATQAELVTLRDDRSDANDDDEHDPDGATLSAEWSRLTGLADAARARLAQVDDALARLDAGDYGICQRCGQPIPAGRLEVRPFAEYCLPCAERTSQ